One genomic window of Gracilinema caldarium DSM 7334 includes the following:
- a CDS encoding single-stranded DNA-binding protein: MADLNHVILIGRLTRDAELKYTANGQAVCKFSVAVNRRRKNGDQWVDEPNFFDVVLWGRSGETLNQYLVKGKQVAVDGELRQDRWEQDGQNRSKVEILANNVQLLGGGQGSSGSSTQGDGGFTASRRPSEVSQGRGPSANDGPVDDGFADDIPF, from the coding sequence ATGGCCGATCTTAACCATGTAATCCTGATCGGACGGCTTACCCGGGACGCGGAACTGAAATATACTGCCAATGGTCAGGCGGTTTGTAAGTTTTCTGTGGCTGTTAACCGGCGTCGGAAAAACGGCGACCAATGGGTCGATGAGCCAAATTTTTTTGATGTAGTACTCTGGGGCAGATCTGGAGAAACCCTGAACCAATATCTCGTAAAGGGTAAACAAGTCGCAGTAGATGGCGAGCTTCGTCAGGATCGTTGGGAACAGGATGGCCAAAATCGATCTAAAGTGGAAATTCTGGCAAACAATGTACAGCTTCTTGGTGGGGGACAGGGCAGTTCTGGCTCATCCACTCAAGGGGATGGTGGTTTTACTGCATCCCGGCGACCCTCAGAAGTTTCACAGGGAAGAGGCCCATCAGCAAACGATGGCCCTGTGGATGATGGTTTTGCCGACGATATTCCATTTTAA
- a CDS encoding pyridine nucleotide-disulfide oxidoreductase produces MEYVDFLLVGTGPTGLGAAFELLAHKPSSRIMLIDKAKVSSGGLRNDCKMNFTYPIGFPVDFWPRDLAEQYLERVTAVLKPDIMERKNVGAYSKRAQKIGVELLDVKQAHLGTDGGLQLINKLIKELEHKGVNVSLGETMLDLDPVKRIAKTDQRELQYKAILIAPGRGGFDFLRKLMTNIGIPFSDNSIDVGIRVETREIHYPIVKDYYDPKFLFPERVRTFCTNSRSAHVVKERYETGHGETYYSVNGHAWSAERPANGLVNFAILRSVEFTEPLASGQDFAEMLGLQAMLAGGGKPLMQRVGDFRMGKRSTRDGFNHDLFDFEPTLKDCTPGDISLVMPAKFLRSIWKALKLLDTIVPGVLHPSTIMYYPEIKLYANKPQFKDKRYFMAIDGVYLAGDGAGTSRGITAAWASGLRVADGMLKGEP; encoded by the coding sequence ATGGAATATGTAGATTTTCTACTGGTAGGAACCGGTCCTACGGGTCTCGGTGCAGCCTTTGAATTGCTGGCGCATAAACCTTCTTCACGGATCATGCTTATTGACAAAGCAAAGGTGTCTTCGGGGGGCCTCCGTAATGACTGCAAAATGAATTTTACTTATCCAATAGGTTTTCCTGTCGATTTCTGGCCCCGGGACTTGGCAGAACAGTACCTTGAACGGGTTACCGCAGTCTTAAAACCTGACATCATGGAACGTAAAAACGTAGGAGCCTATAGTAAGCGGGCACAGAAAATCGGTGTTGAACTTCTAGATGTCAAACAGGCGCACCTTGGCACCGATGGGGGGCTTCAGCTCATCAACAAACTGATAAAGGAACTGGAACATAAGGGGGTCAACGTTTCTTTGGGAGAAACCATGCTCGATCTGGATCCAGTTAAAAGAATTGCAAAGACGGATCAACGGGAATTGCAGTATAAGGCAATTTTAATTGCTCCAGGACGGGGTGGCTTTGATTTTCTGCGAAAACTCATGACTAACATTGGAATTCCCTTTTCAGATAATTCTATAGATGTTGGGATACGGGTAGAAACGAGGGAAATTCATTACCCGATTGTTAAAGATTACTATGATCCAAAATTCCTTTTTCCGGAACGGGTACGGACCTTCTGTACCAACTCAAGAAGTGCCCATGTTGTGAAGGAACGGTACGAAACCGGTCATGGGGAAACCTATTACAGCGTAAATGGCCATGCTTGGTCTGCAGAACGGCCAGCTAATGGCTTAGTCAATTTTGCGATACTCCGGAGTGTAGAATTTACCGAACCCCTTGCATCGGGACAAGATTTTGCAGAAATGCTTGGACTTCAGGCAATGTTGGCTGGAGGTGGGAAACCGCTCATGCAGCGGGTCGGAGACTTTAGAATGGGGAAACGTTCCACCAGAGATGGTTTTAATCATGATTTATTTGATTTTGAGCCAACCCTTAAAGATTGTACTCCTGGCGATATCAGCCTTGTTATGCCCGCCAAGTTCTTGCGTTCCATATGGAAAGCCTTAAAGTTATTAGACACCATTGTGCCGGGGGTCTTACATCCCAGTACGATTATGTATTATCCAGAAATTAAGCTCTATGCAAATAAGCCCCAATTCAAGGATAAGCGCTATTTTATGGCTATAGACGGTGTGTACCTCGCTGGTGACGGTGCAGGAACGAGTCGAGGAATTACCGCCGCATGGGCGAGTGGACTGCGGGTTGCCGATGGTATGCTGAAAGGAGAACCATAA
- the rlmN gene encoding 23S rRNA (adenine(2503)-C(2))-methyltransferase RlmN, with amino-acid sequence MGIQSISGYTLAELTAQLKPLPAFRAKQIFKWLARGITSFEAMTDLSQELRKELAERFLVIETTITNTLIDTDGTIKLQITLQDGTKIEAVVLVDGEGRKTACISTQVGCPMACAFCKTGSLGFLRNLSAAEISEQLYHCRSVAGDIANIVIMGMGEPLLNLENLRKAMAIWSDPAGLGMSRRRMTISTSGIISGILDLADHGPEVRLAISLTTADPLLRELLMPVTKANPLAELKEALRYFQSKQDKRITLEAVMLGGLNTRKEDALAIADFAKGLDVIINLIPWNPVEGMGIQGKTFQEPTDREIDFMVKLLEQRGLTVTRRYRKGRGVSGACGQLGSVDSFNID; translated from the coding sequence ATGGGTATTCAAAGTATCAGTGGGTATACCCTTGCAGAATTAACGGCACAATTAAAACCGCTCCCAGCTTTCCGGGCTAAACAGATATTTAAATGGCTTGCCCGTGGAATTACCTCTTTTGAGGCTATGACAGACCTTTCCCAGGAACTACGGAAAGAACTGGCAGAGCGATTCTTGGTAATTGAAACCACTATAACCAATACCCTGATTGACACCGATGGAACTATCAAACTTCAGATAACCCTTCAGGACGGAACAAAAATTGAAGCGGTAGTCCTTGTAGATGGTGAAGGCCGAAAAACCGCCTGTATTTCTACCCAGGTAGGCTGTCCTATGGCCTGTGCATTTTGTAAAACCGGGAGCCTTGGCTTTTTAAGAAATCTCTCTGCTGCTGAAATTTCTGAACAGCTCTATCATTGCCGCTCAGTCGCCGGCGACATTGCTAATATCGTTATCATGGGAATGGGAGAACCCCTCCTGAATCTGGAAAACCTGAGAAAAGCCATGGCTATCTGGTCTGATCCTGCCGGGCTTGGTATGTCCCGCCGAAGAATGACCATCTCTACGAGTGGTATTATTTCTGGAATCCTGGACCTGGCAGATCATGGACCGGAAGTCCGTCTTGCCATTTCCCTCACCACCGCGGATCCATTGTTACGGGAACTTCTCATGCCCGTCACAAAAGCAAATCCTCTAGCGGAACTTAAAGAAGCGCTACGATATTTTCAATCAAAACAGGATAAGCGAATCACCTTGGAAGCAGTTATGCTTGGGGGACTTAATACCCGAAAAGAAGACGCCCTAGCCATCGCAGATTTTGCAAAGGGACTGGATGTTATCATAAATCTTATACCTTGGAATCCTGTAGAGGGTATGGGCATTCAGGGGAAAACTTTTCAGGAACCCACAGACCGGGAAATAGACTTCATGGTAAAGCTGCTGGAACAGAGGGGACTTACGGTTACCCGCCGTTACCGTAAAGGAAGGGGTGTTTCCGGAGCCTGTGGTCAATTGGGGTCAGTAGATTCCTTTAATATAGATTGA
- the dnaB gene encoding replicative DNA helicase, whose product MASILKDKIPPHDDEAEQATLGALLLDEDAISVAIRYLRPDDFYSNANRRIYKAVLNLFNQGRKADIITVIEELKQSGELDAAGGPAYVASLTNVVPTSANIDYYAQIVQDHSVRRSLLRISSEISAKSYDEATESRLIVEEAQRYIFELTDNRQTLTYKSAKEIIPKTIEAIEKLYNTKDAFTGVPSGLHELDAMTSGFQKSELIIIGARPSVGKTALALTMAAHTAIKEKIPTAFFTLEMSDMALMQRLISAEARIESEKIRTGLLKPSDFHSLMEAAGRIYEAPLYIVDMPNMKLLDLRAQARRLRAQQKVEIIFIDYLTLITSENYQLPRHEQIAEISRSLKSLARELDIPVVALSQVRRDAEGKRPTLSDIRESGSIEQDADVVMFLHRERESDKKSDAERSKAITTELIIAKQRNGPVGTVEIVFLPSYTKFENLSRASV is encoded by the coding sequence ATGGCTAGCATACTAAAGGATAAAATTCCGCCCCACGATGATGAGGCTGAACAGGCTACGCTCGGTGCACTCTTACTTGATGAGGATGCAATTTCTGTTGCAATACGATACTTAAGACCCGATGATTTTTATTCTAATGCAAATCGTCGAATCTATAAGGCTGTTCTTAATTTATTTAACCAGGGCCGAAAAGCCGATATTATTACGGTTATAGAAGAGCTTAAACAATCGGGAGAACTTGATGCAGCTGGGGGTCCGGCTTATGTGGCATCCCTCACAAACGTGGTTCCCACCAGTGCTAATATCGATTACTATGCTCAAATTGTTCAGGACCATTCAGTACGACGGTCCCTGCTCCGTATATCCAGTGAAATTTCCGCCAAATCCTATGATGAAGCTACCGAATCCCGGCTTATTGTAGAAGAGGCTCAGCGATATATTTTTGAACTGACCGATAATCGTCAGACTTTAACCTATAAAAGCGCCAAAGAAATTATTCCAAAAACCATTGAAGCCATTGAAAAACTATATAATACCAAGGATGCATTTACCGGGGTTCCTTCGGGACTCCATGAGCTTGATGCAATGACCAGCGGCTTCCAGAAATCGGAACTGATTATTATTGGTGCCCGGCCTTCGGTGGGTAAGACTGCCCTTGCGTTAACCATGGCTGCTCACACCGCTATTAAAGAAAAAATTCCAACCGCCTTTTTTACCCTGGAAATGTCAGACATGGCTCTCATGCAGCGGCTTATCTCTGCTGAAGCCCGGATAGAATCAGAAAAAATTCGAACCGGATTACTAAAACCAAGCGATTTTCATAGTTTGATGGAAGCCGCTGGCAGGATTTACGAAGCACCGCTCTACATTGTGGACATGCCTAACATGAAGCTGCTCGACCTTCGGGCTCAGGCCCGTCGTCTTCGAGCTCAGCAGAAAGTGGAGATCATTTTTATCGACTACCTTACACTCATTACCTCAGAAAATTATCAATTGCCACGGCATGAACAGATTGCAGAAATTTCTCGATCCCTTAAAAGTCTGGCCCGAGAATTGGATATTCCTGTGGTAGCCCTGTCCCAAGTTCGCCGCGATGCAGAAGGGAAACGGCCCACATTGTCAGATATCCGTGAATCGGGATCTATTGAACAGGATGCCGATGTGGTCATGTTTCTGCACCGGGAACGGGAGTCGGACAAGAAAAGTGATGCGGAACGTTCAAAGGCAATTACCACTGAATTAATTATTGCAAAACAGCGTAATGGACCGGTTGGAACAGTGGAAATTGTTTTCCTTCCGTCCTACACTAAATTTGAGAATTTATCTCGAGCCAGTGTGTAA
- the rpsR gene encoding 30S ribosomal protein S18, which yields MSDENMMQNERPARDRSMDAQMDMGMTGRDGEDKSGRGAKGKVYFKKKVCKFCTQKQKIDYKDADTLRRYTTERGKILPRRITGTCAKHQRELAVAIKRARIIALLPFVAD from the coding sequence ATGTCTGATGAAAATATGATGCAGAATGAGCGGCCAGCACGAGACCGATCTATGGATGCTCAGATGGATATGGGTATGACTGGCCGGGACGGAGAAGATAAAAGCGGCCGAGGAGCAAAGGGAAAGGTTTATTTCAAGAAAAAGGTTTGCAAATTCTGTACTCAGAAACAGAAGATTGACTATAAAGACGCCGATACCCTGCGCAGGTATACCACTGAACGGGGAAAGATACTTCCCCGTCGAATTACTGGCACCTGTGCAAAACACCAGCGTGAGCTGGCAGTGGCTATTAAACGGGCCCGGATTATCGCACTATTACCCTTCGTTGCTGATTAA
- the rpsF gene encoding 30S ribosomal protein S6 — translation MRQYELTVIFPLEEDLYKAGREHVLADLAHHGAQVEKTEEMGDRDLAYPINKKTRGRYTLYTIKLDPAQLVALERAFKLNNNIIRHLFVKVEE, via the coding sequence ATGCGTCAGTATGAACTGACGGTCATCTTCCCCCTGGAAGAAGACCTTTACAAAGCAGGACGTGAACACGTTCTGGCAGACCTTGCCCATCATGGAGCTCAGGTCGAAAAAACCGAAGAAATGGGAGATAGGGATTTAGCCTATCCCATCAACAAAAAAACACGGGGTCGCTATACCCTGTACACCATTAAACTGGATCCGGCGCAACTTGTTGCTCTGGAACGGGCCTTTAAGCTGAATAACAACATTATTCGTCACCTCTTTGTAAAAGTAGAGGAATAA
- the rplI gene encoding 50S ribosomal protein L9: MKVILNKDVNPLGEEGDVKDVAKGYARNYLFPRGLAVPYTERNLKIFEARREEIEARKAEKRKDAASLKERLEGTEITITMPAGANGKLYGAVTNQTIADELMKQGFQVERKRIEVPGNHIKSVGKFKIHVRLYENTTAEVTVVIQAQVTKTEEKHEPHKGHQRHGRPAHKEEVAAEISANESVPEETKSAE; the protein is encoded by the coding sequence ATGAAGGTCATTCTGAACAAGGATGTCAATCCTCTCGGCGAAGAAGGGGATGTAAAGGATGTTGCAAAGGGCTATGCCCGCAACTACCTCTTTCCCCGTGGACTTGCTGTTCCCTATACGGAACGCAATCTAAAGATTTTTGAAGCTCGCCGGGAAGAAATTGAAGCCCGCAAGGCTGAAAAGCGAAAAGATGCGGCCAGTCTTAAGGAACGGCTTGAAGGTACTGAAATCACCATCACCATGCCTGCCGGTGCAAATGGTAAGCTCTATGGTGCGGTTACCAACCAGACTATTGCCGATGAGCTTATGAAGCAGGGCTTCCAGGTTGAACGGAAACGCATTGAAGTTCCCGGAAACCACATCAAGAGTGTGGGTAAATTTAAGATTCATGTTCGGTTGTATGAAAACACTACTGCCGAAGTAACCGTGGTTATACAAGCCCAGGTAACCAAGACTGAAGAAAAGCATGAACCTCATAAGGGACATCAGCGACATGGTCGACCTGCTCATAAAGAAGAGGTTGCTGCAGAAATTTCTGCAAACGAATCCGTTCCCGAAGAAACCAAATCAGCGGAATAA
- a CDS encoding RsmD family RNA methyltransferase, with translation MRITGGQLCGRRVEVPDGVIRPAMDRMRESVFAILGDLTGKSFLDIFSGSGIIALEAASRGANPVDAVEMDPLKRKTLIKNVSISPVKINCHFMSAELFVKRAKKPFDYIFCDPPFPYRFKQQLAASISQSKLVIDGSVVLLHRPREDQFPTTLEQLHLIDRREYGRSIVDFYRFEQ, from the coding sequence ATGAGAATTACCGGCGGTCAGCTCTGTGGCAGGCGGGTCGAAGTACCGGATGGTGTCATTCGTCCTGCGATGGATCGAATGCGTGAATCGGTCTTTGCAATATTGGGGGATTTAACAGGCAAATCATTTCTGGATATTTTTTCCGGCTCTGGCATCATTGCCCTCGAGGCTGCAAGCCGGGGAGCAAATCCGGTAGATGCGGTGGAAATGGATCCACTAAAACGGAAAACCCTGATAAAAAATGTATCTATTTCACCGGTGAAAATTAACTGTCATTTCATGTCCGCAGAATTATTTGTAAAACGGGCAAAAAAGCCCTTCGATTATATTTTCTGCGACCCCCCATTTCCGTACCGATTTAAACAACAATTGGCGGCTTCGATTTCACAATCGAAACTCGTAATCGACGGATCAGTGGTTTTACTACATCGTCCACGGGAAGATCAGTTCCCGACTACTTTGGAACAATTACATCTCATTGACCGGCGTGAATATGGTAGATCTATCGTTGATTTTTACCGTTTTGAACAATAA